From Pirellulales bacterium:
TTATAGCCCGGCTTGAAGGGGAGGCCGTCGATGAATTGCACCAGGCTGGCCACGGTGTCCTGCCCACCGAGATGGGCGATGTCCACCCCTTCGATCGTGCGCGGTGTCTCGTCGAGCCCCAGCACCTTCTTCAAGCCCGCCAATCCCTTCTTGGGGTCGATATAAAACACCTCGGGCTGCTCGTGCGTGTCGAGCTCGCCGCGCTCGTCGAGCGTCTCGAGCATGCGGATTTCGTCGCGCAGTCGGGCCGCCTTCTCGAACAGCCGCTTCGACGCTGCCTCGGTCATCTCGTCCCGCAGTTCCGAAAGCAACTTGCTCTTGTGCCCTTCGAGAAACATCCGCAAGCGGCGAATATCGCGGCGATATTCCTCTTTCGAGATCCGCAGATTGCAGGGAGCCGTACACTGCTGGATGCTCGCCAGCAGGCAGGGACGAAACCAGCGCCACTTTTCGTCCCCGTCCTCAATGTCCAGGCTGCACGTGCGGAACTTGAAGATCTTCTGCAGCACCTGGATGGCCCCGCGCAGGCTGCCCGCGCTGGCGAAGGGGCCGTACAACTTAGTCCCCCGTTCGCTCGGCTCGCGGGTAAACTCGACGCGGGGAAAGTCCTCGCGGGTGTAGATCTCGAGGTAGGGAAAGCTCTTGTCGTCCTTGAAGTCGGTGTTGTATTTCGGGCGGACATCCTTGATGAGCCGCGCCTCGATCAACAGGGCGTCCACTTCGCTATCGGCCTCAAGAAAGTCGATATCGGCGATCTCGCGTACCAACTCGGCCGTGCGACGTTCCTCGGCCGCCGCTTTGAGGAAGTAGCTCCCCGCGCGCGAACGCAGGTTCTTGGCCTTGCCGACATAGATCACGCGTCCCGCGGCGTCCTTCATCAGATAGACGCCCGGCGTGTGGGGGAACTCGCGCACCTTGGCCGCGGCCGCCCGGAACCCCAACGGCGCATCCTCGGCCAAGGCCTCGACCATCTCCTCGGCCGGCGGTAGAGGCTCGCGGGCTCCCTCGTTCGGCTCAGGCTGTTCGGCCGGGTCACTCACGCGCGCACATCCCTCGCTCGAAAACGCCCCTGGAAACAGCCCCGCTACATTGTAGGTCAGGTACCCCGTACCTGACACTTGATCGATTCGCCACGTCGAGCTTTGTCAAGTAGGGAGTCATGGGGTAGCACCGATCATTTTGCGGAGCCGGCTATCCACTCACTCGACGCACGTCGCAAAATAGTCGGTGTTGCGCCGCAACCAGAGGCATTGTGGCGATTCGCTCGCAATCGTGGCTTGGCCGCGCACCACACCTCTGGTCGCTGCGCGACACGGACGACATTCCGACTCGGAGTTCGACAGCTTGGAACGTCGCTCCGGAATATCGTCCGTGCTATCCATTCGATACGTTGCGCGTCCCGGGTAATCAGATCTTCTCCGCATACGCGGCGAGATCCTTTTCCAGGGCCTGGAATCGCGCGTCAAGTTCCTCGCGCGTGTCGTCGAGGTTCGCCAGCATCTCGGCCGGCTCGTAGGCGAACATGTAGAACTTCACCTTCGGCTCCGTGCCCGAGGGACGCACGGCGATCGAGTTACCCGCCGCGGCCAGGTCGAGCATGACCATATCGGTGCGCGGTGCGTCGAGCGGTTGGCGCTCGCCCGACGGCAGAAGGACGACGCCGTGTTGGAAGTCGCGGACCTGTGCGACTTGGATCCCGCCCAGGCTCTGCGGCGGATTCGAACGGAAAGCCTGCATCAGGGCCGTCATCCGCGCCATCCCCTCCGAACCGGGCATCGTCTGCGAAACGGTTCGCTCGGCGTGATAGCCATATTGCCAGTAGAGCGCCTCGAGCTTTTCCCACAGCGTTTTGCGTTCGGCCTTGAGTTGCGCGGCCAACTCGGCCAGCAACAGGGCGGCCACGCCCGCGTCCTTATCGCGCGAGTATGTGCCCGCCAGAAAGCCGTGCGATTCTTCCGCCCCGAACAGGAAACGATCGGGGCCCTTTTCGTCCATCAGGCCGGCGATCCATTTGAAACCGACGGGCAAATCGCCATAGGTACGCACGCCATAGCTTTCGCCGATGCGGCGAATGATGTCGCTCGTGACGAGCGTCTTCACCAGGTAATGCTCGGGCGAAGTCGCGCCCGCCTTGCGCCGCGCTTCGCAGAGGAACTCGGCCAACAGCGCCGCGATCTGATTGCCCGTGAACGTGGCCCATTCGCCCCCCGCCTTGCGCGGCGCGGCGCAGCCCAATCGATCGGCGTCGGGATCGGTCGAGAGCACCAGGTCAGCTCCGATCTCTTTCGCCCGGACGATCATGGCGTCGAACGTGGCGGGATTCTCTGGGTTCGACACGTGACCAGGCACATTCGGGAAATCGCCGTCCGGCTGCGCGTGCGGCTCGAAAAGTTCCACGTCCTCGAAGCCGTCGGCCGCCAGCACGGGCAGCACTGCCGACGCCCCCACGCCGTGCATGGGGGAATAAACCACCTTCAATTGGCGCGGGCCGGCCACGCGTTGCGTGAGCATCCCTTCGAGATAGACGCGGTCGACCTCTTCCTGGCAGTAGACGATGCGCCCTTCAGCTCGGGCCTTATCGAACGGAATCCGCTCGATCGTCTGGACCGCCATGACGCGCTCGATCACCCCTTTGTCGTGCGGCGGCAGGA
This genomic window contains:
- a CDS encoding phospho-sugar mutase; its protein translation is MAEQLSSADRQTALTQLEQAEQAGQVTHAAAANIREWLNEPRFAEYAPRVAADIGAAHWRHLDDAFWTVIPFGTGGRRGKMYPVGTNAINDRTMGESAQGLADYVRENNAASELSCAIAYDTRHKSRHFAELCAEILVAAGFKVYFLDGYRSTPELSVAVRHKRCSCGIMITASHNPPSDNAIKAYWSTGGQLLPPHDKGVIERVMAVQTIERIPFDKARAEGRIVYCQEEVDRVYLEGMLTQRVAGPRQLKVVYSPMHGVGASAVLPVLAADGFEDVELFEPHAQPDGDFPNVPGHVSNPENPATFDAMIVRAKEIGADLVLSTDPDADRLGCAAPRKAGGEWATFTGNQIAALLAEFLCEARRKAGATSPEHYLVKTLVTSDIIRRIGESYGVRTYGDLPVGFKWIAGLMDEKGPDRFLFGAEESHGFLAGTYSRDKDAGVAALLLAELAAQLKAERKTLWEKLEALYWQYGYHAERTVSQTMPGSEGMARMTALMQAFRSNPPQSLGGIQVAQVRDFQHGVVLLPSGERQPLDAPRTDMVMLDLAAAGNSIAVRPSGTEPKVKFYMFAYEPAEMLANLDDTREELDARFQALEKDLAAYAEKI
- a CDS encoding excinuclease ABC subunit UvrC; amino-acid sequence: MVEALAEDAPLGFRAAAAKVREFPHTPGVYLMKDAAGRVIYVGKAKNLRSRAGSYFLKAAAEERRTAELVREIADIDFLEADSEVDALLIEARLIKDVRPKYNTDFKDDKSFPYLEIYTREDFPRVEFTREPSERGTKLYGPFASAGSLRGAIQVLQKIFKFRTCSLDIEDGDEKWRWFRPCLLASIQQCTAPCNLRISKEEYRRDIRRLRMFLEGHKSKLLSELRDEMTEAASKRLFEKAARLRDEIRMLETLDERGELDTHEQPEVFYIDPKKGLAGLKKVLGLDETPRTIEGVDIAHLGGQDTVASLVQFIDGLPFKPGYKRYRIQGVAGIDDFASIHEVVARRFQRLDENQEVFPDILLIDGGKGQLAAGLAAFESLGIRPPTVISLAKREEEIYRLGESEPLKLSRHSYALRLLQYVRDEAHRFAQHYHHILRRKKTLGE